The stretch of DNA AGGCGATGAACCGGTTGAGGCACTCCCCGCGGATCGAGCCGATCCAACGCTCGACGAACGCGTTCTGGTTAGGCGCCCGCGGCGCCGTCGGCTCAACCGAGACGCCCGCCTCGGCGAAGATCTGGTCGAAGCGGTTTGAATACTTGAAGTCGAGGTCGCGGACCAAGTACCGAACGGGCAACTCCTTTGACCGGGCTTGCTGCAGCATCGACTCGGCCTGAGTGGTGACCCACGCGTCGTCCGGCTTGAATGTCGCCGGCGAGCAGATCACCTGCCGCGAGTTGACGTGCAGGAACGCCAGCACATAGGCCTGCCGGAGGCCGGTGCTCGTCATCACCATCTTGCTAAAAAAATCACATTGCCAGAGTGACTCGGCGTGGATTTTGATGAAGTCGTCCCAGGTCCCCGGGCCCCGCTTCGGGCCCGGGTGGATGCCCTCTTCTTTGAGGATCGTTCGCACCGTCGTACGGCCAACGCAGCGGATCCGCAGCTTCCGTAGCTCGCCGACGATCCGGCCGTAGCCCCACTGATTCTCGCGGGCGAGCCGGACGACGATCTGCCGGATCGTCTCGGAGGTTCCTTTGCGGCCCATTTTTTTCGCGGGCGGCTTCCCCTGGCTTCTCCGCTCTAGCCAGCGGCGGTAGGTTCGCGGGTGAACAATCGATACCAGCTTCAGTACGTCCGAACCGATGCCGTCCCCCAGCTCCAGCAGCCGCTGCCGCTCGTCGTCCTTGAGGAAGATCCGGCTCTGCGGGACGCGGGCCCGCGTCATCTCCAGTTCTGCCTTCAGGAAGAGGATTTGCCGACGGAGCTGTTCTTCACTGGAGCGGGCGAAGAGGAAGAACAGCGGCGAAAACCACGGCGGCATCGGTGCGGCTTCTTTGCAGGATTATGGGCGATCTTGGAGTGACAAACTTTCCGCACCCCTGAGTTGCCCCGATTCTCGGAATCTGGCTGCCCGAATCAACCAGATCGTGAAGCGAGAAGGGCCCGCATCGCTCCCACTTTCCCGACTACACCGTTGGCTCCCGAAGAGTGCTCATGGATGCGTATGGGTGATCATGGATGATCATGGTTGTCGTTTGCCAACGGTGTAGTAAGATCGCGGCAAAGGCTTGTTTTTAAGCGGTTTCAGCAAGATTCAGGGATGGCTGGTCTGTCGCCTCATAACCTCGAGGTCGTCGTTTGGCGACAAACGGGACCGGAGTCTGACCGCTCCGGGGACCGGGTTAAACGCCCGGCCATGAAAAGCTCAACTACGAACGGCGCAACCGAACAGGTATGGGAGCGCTTGCCAGTAAGATTTTGAGGAGACGGAGCCGAATCGCGAATCTCCGTAAGGGGCTCGGTACCCCGAGCTTCTAGTTTCGTAGGGGGAAATCCGACCATTTGGGTTGGGAAAGTAGGACTGGCCGGAAGGCTTCACCTACCCTTACGGATCGGGCCGTGACACGCCCTAGCAACGTGACCTCAAAGTCGAAGATCGACGCTAACGCAGGAACCACTGCGGCCTCCGGGCTTTGGCAAGCTCGGCGCCTCGTTGGGTCAACGAGGTAGAAGTAGCACGGTTGTCGTGCCAAACGCCGTAGTGGGGGAGAGTGGCCTGAGTAGAAGGAGCGCGGAAGCGCTCGCGGTGTTCTGGGCGAAGGTTCAGACACGATTCTCCGCAGAGAATTGTGCGCGGCAAGGCAGTCGCGACCCGTCGACATTGACCTGGGAGTGATGTTCCAGCGAGTCGTAACGAAAGGGCTGAGGGGTAAACAGATCGCCTCGTGCGAACGAAGACCCCGTCAAGAGACGTGCGACCGGCGTGCTGTTGTGGCATGTCGGTCAACCTGGCTGGCAGTAAGCGGCTAGAGGTGGCTGCTCGGAAGAGCAGCTTCCTCTGGCGGCGGTCTGACGACGGACGCTACCCGTGCGTCTTGCGCAAGGGGAAGCGTCCGGCGAAGGTTCTGGGGTGCGGGCACTATGGATTGGGCGTGGTCACTGAGGAAACTAGTGACTGCAAACACCCCGAGGGCCCGCACCGGAGGGGATGCTCACGACGCGCTCAGTAGCAACGGCCTTTGTCTGGTCTTGCTGCTGGCAGTCGTGGCGTCCGCTCTACTGCCAGCAAGGATTTCCGCAAGGAACGGCATTTGTGGGGTTCGCCGAAAACTAACCCCACACCATTTTGAACCGAAGTACCAGCGGAGGCCCATGCAGTATCGGTGCGTCGCAACATCACCCGAGGGACTCGTCCAGCAAGTAGCCGTAAGCTACCTGCGGCACGGGTACTGGTTCTACGTCTCCGGTCGAATCAAGTCAGGCAAGCAGCCTGAATCGATCGACCGGAAGCTGATTGACAAGTACGGAATCGCGATCAGCGAGCGCGAGCGCACGCGGCGCAAGCGACGTGGCGTCGCCAATATGCAGTACATCCGCTTCGGTAGCTGGTTTCTCCTCCTGGCGACCGAGGGTCATCACCCATTCAAGCAACAAGAGCGAAACCAGATCCGCGACTGCCGCAGGGTTCCTATTCGCTTTGAAGGGTACTCGATCAGCTACCGCCGTAGTGGCGTAACGCCAGCCGGCGGCGGGCAACCTAAGTGGCACGCCTCGGTGCGGATCGACAACGACACCTATCGCGACCTGAAAGCATTCTTTCTGGAGCGGGCGTGTCATCGGAGCGTCGAGAACTTAAGAATCGATTTCGCCCGAGTGCCGTATGCACGGTATGCGCCGGTCCGGCGGCAGTTATTGATGTTGCTTCGGTTAGTGAACCATGCGCGGGCACGGACCGGATTCGTTGCGGTACCCCACACGGCATTACGACTGCGTCGGCAGATCGTCACGCCGTTTGAGACAGCGCAGGTGCAATCCTCCAGAGGTCCAAACATCAAGGAGGTCGCCTGATGCCGGCGGCGATGTTTCTGTTCTACTTCTTGGTGGTCGGCATTGTGGCAGCGGCTCATCCAGAGCAGGTAGCATGGTTCGTTACGTTGCTGTTGGCTGTCAGGTGGAAAAAGTGAAACTGCACGCCACTGCCGATCTCCCTAGGCGCGAGGAATCATCAGCACACGGCCCCGACGTGCAGTCGCTTTGGCTAAAGCGTCTTGTAGGCCCTCTGCGGTAGCAGACAGTCCGGAGAGGCATTCGGCTCCGGATCGGCAAAGTCCACCTCCCAGCCCCCTTCGGCCTCCCACTTCCAATACGAGCGGTCCGCCTTTCCGCCAATGTCCAAGGCTTCGTCTTCCGAGGCGGCTTCCACATAAATGGCATAGTGGACCGTCGATGAAGCCACGACGCGATAGATCGCCTTCGTGGGCATCGTGCTTTGCTGCTCGGCGGGAGTCGTTCTGTTCGACTGCTGCTCATGATTTACGGTATTTGTTGGTTTGGCTTTCATGATTGTGTCCTCCTTGAAGTATTGTCTTATTGTACGTGAAGCCGTTCGTTCGACTTCACCTGATGAATAAGCACGCGCGGTCAAGGGGGAGCC from Botrimarina mediterranea encodes:
- a CDS encoding integrase core domain-containing protein, which translates into the protein MPPWFSPLFFLFARSSEEQLRRQILFLKAELEMTRARVPQSRIFLKDDERQRLLELGDGIGSDVLKLVSIVHPRTYRRWLERRSQGKPPAKKMGRKGTSETIRQIVVRLARENQWGYGRIVGELRKLRIRCVGRTTVRTILKEEGIHPGPKRGPGTWDDFIKIHAESLWQCDFFSKMVMTSTGLRQAYVLAFLHVNSRQVICSPATFKPDDAWVTTQAESMLQQARSKELPVRYLVRDLDFKYSNRFDQIFAEAGVSVEPTAPRAPNQNAFVERWIGSIRGECLNRFIAFGLGHLDHLVASYLDYYHACRPHQRLENKPPTGVWPEVDDPPESGEEVVCREWLGGVLKHYERIAA